The Primulina eburnea isolate SZY01 unplaced genomic scaffold, ASM2296580v1 ctg811_ERROPOS3073944+, whole genome shotgun sequence genome includes a window with the following:
- the LOC140822397 gene encoding protein LIFEGUARD 2-like produces MWKDDIESASRPLYPMMLESPELRWSFIRKIYGIVSIQLLLTIVVGSVVVTVHPISHFFATTRVGLAIYIVLIIAPFIVLCPLHSYYKRHPLNYFLLGLFTVTLAFPVGLTCAYTSGKVILEAVILTAVVVISLTLYTFWAARRGQDFNFLGPFLFGAIIVLLLFSVIQIFFPLGKISVMIYGGLASIIFCGYIIYDTDNLIKRYKYDEYIWAAVALYLDVINLFLSLLNILRAADRQ; encoded by the exons ATGTGGAAAGACGACATTGAATCGGCCAGTCGGCCGCTGTATCCGATGATGTTGGAAAGCCCTGAGCTTCGGTGGTCGTTTATCCGCAAAATATACGGAATTGTCAGTATTCAGTTACTCCTCACGATCGTTGTGGGCTCTGTTGTTGTCACTGTGCACCCAATATCTCATTTCTTTGCAACCACTAGGGTTGGTTTGGCAATTTATATAGTTCTCATCATCGCCCCTTTTATTG TTTTGTGCCCTTTACATAGCTATTATAAGAGGCATCCTCTGAACTACTTCCTACTTGGGTTGTTCACGGTGACTCTTGCATTTCCGGTGGGGTTAACTTGTGCCTACACCAGCG GGAAAGTTATTTTGGAAGCAGTTATTTTAACAGCGGTTGTGGTTATCAGCCTTACTTTGTACACATTCTGGGCTGCAAGGAGGGGTCAAGATTTCAACTTCCTAGGACCTTTTCTGTTTGGTGCTATTATTGTACTTTTGCTGTTTTCGGTGATTCAG ATTTTCTTCCCTCTGGGTAAGATAAGCGTGATGATCTATGGTGGCCTGGCATCAATCATCTTCTGTGGTTACATAATTTATGACACTGATAATCTGATCAAACGATATAAATATGATGAGTACATCTGGGCGGCTGTTGCACTCTATCTAGATGTCATAAACCTCTTTCTATCTTTGTTGAACATTCTCAGAGCCGCAGATAGGCAGTAA